In one window of Enoplosus armatus isolate fEnoArm2 chromosome 7, fEnoArm2.hap1, whole genome shotgun sequence DNA:
- the pgm1 gene encoding phosphoglucomutase-1 yields the protein MVKITKVKTKPYTDQKPGTSGLRKRVTVFQQNQHYAENFIQSIISVIEPAERQAATVVVGGDGRFFMKDAIQLIVQIAAANGIGHLVIGQNGIMSTPAVSCVIRKIKAVGGIILTASHNPGGPSGDFGIKYNISSGGPAPEGITNKIYEISKGLQEYHICPELKVDLSKISKQTFEVDTFKPFTVEIVDSVEAYAEMLRGIFDFAALKELLSGPNHINVRLDAMHGVVGPYVKKIVCEELGSPANSAVNCIPQEDFGGHHPDPNLTYAADLVNAMKGGEYDVGAAFDGDGDRNMVLGKHGFFVNPSDSVAVIAANITSIPYFQKTGVKGLARSMPTSGALDNVAKALQMQLYETPTGWKFFGNLMDAGKLSLCGEESFGTGSDHIREKDGLWAVLAWLSILATRKQSVEEIMKDHWQKFGRNFFTRYDYEEVDSDAANKMVKDLETAMFDPSFIGKKFSSGDKTYEVAVSDNFAYTDPVDGSVSKNQGLRIIFSDGSRIIFRLSGTGSAGATIRLYIDSYEKDPQKIYQDPQVMLAPLVDIALKVSQLHEKTGRSGPTVIT from the exons atggtgaaaataacGAAAGTGAAGACCAAGCCGTACACGGACCAGAAGCCCGGGACGAGCGGTCTGAGGAAGAGGGTGACGGTGTTTCAACAGAACCAGCACTATGCGGAGAACTTCATCCAGAGCATTATCTCTGTCATCGAGCCTGCCGAGCGCCAGGCTGCCACCGTGGTGGTGGGAGGAGATGGGAGGTTTTTCATGAAAGACGCGATTCAGTTGATCGTTCAGATCGCTGCTGCCAACGGG ATTGGCCATCTGGTGATTGGTCAGAATGGCATCATGTCCACCCCAGCAGTCTCCTGTGTGATCCGCAAGATAAAGGCAGTTGGTGGCATTATCCTCACAGCCAGCCACAACCCCGGAGGCCCCAGTGGAGACTTTGGCATCAAGTACAACATCTCCAGCGGAG GTCCTGCTCCAGAGggcatcacaaacaaaatatatgagATCAGCAAAGGTCTGCAAGAGTATCACATCTGCCCAGAGCTGAAAGTGGATCTGTCCAAAATCAGTAAACAGACCTTTGAAGTGGACACTTTCAAGCCCTTCACAG TGGAGATTGTGGACTCCGTGGAGGCCTATGCTGAGATGCTGAGGGGCATCTTTGACTTTGCTGCGCTGAAGGAGCTTCTCTCTGGACCCAATCACATTAACGTCCGCCTGGATGCTATGCACGGAG TGGTTGGTCCTTATGTGAAGAAAATAGTCTGCGAAGAGCTGGGTTCTCCTGCCAACTCGGCAGTCAACTGTATCCCCCAGGAGGACTTTGGGGGCCACCACCCTGACCCCAACTTGACCTACGCTGCCGACCTGGTCAACGCCATGAAAGGGGGAGAATATGACGTTGGGGCCGCCTTTGATGGCGATGGT GACCGTAACATGGTGCTGGGTAAACACGGCTTTTTCGTGAACCCCTCAGACTCAGTGGCTGTCATCGCTGCAAACATTACAAGCATCCCTTACTTCCAGAAGACTGGTGTCAAAGGACTGGCCCGCAGTATGCCCACCAGTGGAGCCCTGGACAA TGTGGCTAAAGCTCTGCAGATGCAGCTATACGAGACTCCAACTGGCTGGAAGTTCTTTGGGAATCTGATGGATGCCGGCAAACTTTCACTGTGCGGAGAAGAGAGCTTCGGCACAG GCTCAGATCATATCCGCGAGAAGGACGGCTTGTGGGCGGTGCTTGCATGGTTGTCAATCTTAGCCACCAGGAAACAGAGCGTGGAAGAGATCATGAAGGATCACTGGCAGAAGTTTGGCAGGAACTTCTTCACCAG GTACGACTATGAGGAGGTGGACTCAGATGCTGCCAACAAGATGGTCAAGGATCTGGAGACGGCAATGTTCGACCCGTCCTTCATAGGAAAGAAGTTCTCATCCGGTGATAAGACTTATGAGGTGGCTGTCTCTGACAACTTTGCCTACACAGACCCCGTGGACGGAAGTGTGTCCAAAAACCAG ggCCTCCGGATCATCTTCTCTGATGGATCTAGGATTATTTTCCGTCTCAGCGGTACGGGCAGCGCGGGAGCAACCATCAGGCTCTACATAGACAGCTATGAGAAGGACCCCCAGAAGATTTACCAGGACCCCCAG gtgaTGCTGGCCCCGCTGGTTGACATCGCCCTGAAGGTCTCACAGCTCCACGAGAAGACTGGGCGCTCTGGCCCCACTGTGATCACATGA